In Gemmatimonadota bacterium, the following are encoded in one genomic region:
- a CDS encoding branched-chain amino acid transaminase, giving the protein MAKKTKMWGEDHSKYIWLDGERIPWDQGTVHVTQGHIFAHAIFEGIRAYWNDDREKLFVFRFKEHLDRLYRSIKLMRMKTPYTLEDVWNGSLELCRVHGYREDVYIFPTVYFSPDVYLNKMAGPAHVYVHTFAYGSNLRRKDGARCSVSSWTRISDNTLPARIKCWANYRNSAIAWTDATLKGFDETIMLNNRGKVCEAPGACLMMIQDGVLITPPVTADILVSVTRDTILRIGRDVIGMPVVEREIDRTELYTADEVFLCGTGAEVTPVASIDNYDIGDGSIGPGTQQFREAYNGLIRGIDERFPEWRTDVPLQPA; this is encoded by the coding sequence ATGGCCAAGAAGACGAAAATGTGGGGCGAGGATCATTCAAAGTACATCTGGCTGGACGGGGAACGGATCCCCTGGGACCAGGGTACGGTGCATGTCACGCAGGGACATATATTCGCCCACGCCATTTTCGAGGGGATCCGGGCATACTGGAACGACGACCGGGAGAAACTCTTCGTCTTCCGTTTCAAGGAACACCTGGATCGCCTGTACCGGTCGATCAAGCTGATGCGCATGAAAACGCCGTACACACTGGAGGACGTGTGGAACGGCTCCCTCGAACTGTGCCGGGTCCACGGGTACCGGGAGGACGTCTACATATTCCCGACCGTGTATTTCTCGCCGGACGTGTATCTCAACAAGATGGCGGGTCCGGCCCACGTCTACGTCCACACCTTCGCCTACGGCTCCAACCTGCGCCGAAAGGACGGCGCCAGGTGCTCGGTCAGCTCCTGGACGCGCATTTCGGACAACACGCTCCCGGCCCGCATCAAGTGCTGGGCCAACTACCGCAACAGCGCCATCGCGTGGACCGACGCCACGCTGAAGGGCTTCGACGAAACGATCATGCTGAACAACCGCGGCAAGGTCTGCGAAGCGCCCGGCGCCTGCCTGATGATGATCCAGGACGGCGTCCTGATCACCCCGCCGGTGACGGCCGATATCCTGGTGAGCGTCACCCGGGATACCATATTGAGGATCGGGCGGGACGTCATCGGGATGCCGGTCGTGGAAAGGGAGATCGACCGCACGGAACTGTATACGGCCGATGAGGTTTTCCTGTGCGGGACGGGCGCGGAAGTCACGCCGGTCGCTTCGATCGACAACTACGACATTGGGGACGGATCCATCGGCCCGGGCACGCAGCAGTTCCGCGAGGCCTACAACGGTCTCATCCGGGGGATCGACGAACGCTTCCCCGAGTGGCGCACCGACGTGCCGTTGCAGCCCGCGTAG